The DNA region GAGCATATGGTGTACAAGTTGCataaggctttgtatggcctcAAGCAAGCTCCTCGAGCTTGGAATAAGAGGATTGATTCATTCTTGAATCAGATGGGGTTCTTAAAATGCACAACTGAGCATGGTGTGTATGTGATCAAGTCTAAGAGTTCAGGTATTCTTATTGTATGcttgtatgttgatgatttgCTTGTGACTGGGAGTGATGAGGCTGAGGTACACATGTTTAAAGATAAGATGGAAAAAGAGTTTGAGATGAGTGACATGGGAGAGTTATCCTATTTTCTAGGAATTGAGTTTCTGAAGACTGAGAGAGGTGTGTTCATGAGTCAGAAGAAATATACTACTGAAGTGTTGAAGAGATTCAATCTTGCTGATTGTAATCCAGCAGCTACACCAGTGGATTGTGGACTGATTCTCACTAAGTCTGATACTGGAAAAGCAGTGAACTCTACTCTGTTTAAGCAGATTGTTGGTTCACTGAGATATTTGTGTTGCAGTAGGCCTGAGATCAGTTATGGTGTGGGATTGGTGAGTAGGTTTATGGAAAATCCTAAGGAGACACACTTCTTAGCTGcaaagagaattctcagatacaTAAAGGGAACAGTTGATCATGGAATCTTGCTTCCTGGCAAAGCTTATAATATGAGGAATGATGTGGTTGGATATGTTGATTCAGACTGGTGTGGAGATAAGGATGATAGGAAAAGCACTACTGGATATGTGTTTTTGTGTGGAGATGCACCAATTTCTTGGTGCTCAAAGAAGCAGCCGATTGTAGCATTATCTTCATGTGAAGCTGAGTATGTTGCAGCTTCTTATGGAGCTTGTCAGGCTGTGTGGCTTCGCATGTTGTTAGAAGAGATTGGACTGAAGACATCTAGCACAATGAAGCTTCTGATTGATAATACTTGGCCAAGCATCCAGTAGCACATGGACGTAGTAAACATATTGAAACCAGGTTTCATTTTCTGAGAGACCAAGTGTCTAAGGAGAAGCTGATGCTTGTGCATTGTCCAACTGAAGATCAGCTTGCAGATTTATTCACTAAGCCTCTGAAGGCTGAGAGGTTTTCCTTGCTGTGCAAGAAGCTCAATATCATGTCACTTGATAGTATTCTGAATTAGGAGGGAGTATTGGAGTTAATTGTAATTCAGAaatatttgtttcttttataGTTTGGTCTCTAGGATCTGATGTTAGTGGACTTAGGTCCTCAGACTGAGTAATAAATACTCAGAGTTAACACATTGTACTTTAGTGCAATTCAATAAAGTTTTCCTTCCCTCTGATCATTATTCTCTCTTGTTCTCATCGTGTTCAGTTCTGGTATCAGAATCAAGAGTGATTCTTGATTCTCGTTCTTTCCTACTGATTGCATTCCAATCCTACAATTGTTTGTGATAATCAATTGCTACTTGGTGATTTCTGAGACTGAAATCCAACAATTATTAGTGATGCAATCACTTCttatttttgaacttgcaatTTCAAGGACCTTCATCGTTAAGTACACCATTGAAATGAAATAACACAAATGATTCTAATACTACTTGCAAAACAGATTTTTCTGCAAGTGAACCAAGTAGTATGCACAAGATTATCTATCTGACTGGGACTACCAAATGAAAACTTGAAGCTAAGAAACTTAATATATGCTCCTCTGAAATGCATCAGCACCAGAATTGGCCACAGGGTTAGCTTCCAAGATTGGACACACCCGCCAATATATAGTCTTTCCCTTCACCTTTAGATTCTAATACTTTTTGAGGCTTCATTTGGATCATCAATTCTTAGGGACTTAGGAACCAGAACACACATTTCTGATTTCACTTCATCTGTGAAAGCTGCATCTCTAGTGTGTTTGCCAAGGGTTGGCGAGCGATTGCCTGAGCAGCAGCTGTTACTAgtagaggaagaaggtgaaaggCAACCATTTGAACCTATTGATACTGTTCCATTTCCAGAAGCCCATAAAGATGTTCCATTCCAGAATGGTCCATGAACaaattgcatgggaatgcttgGGGGGCAAATTGAGGGAAACGCCACCATTGACGCTGCGGGACACCAATTCACTGCCGTGAGATCGGTGCTATAAGGGTTACACATGTTCCTACCTGGATTCAAAGGTTGCACCCATGGAGGAACAGGGTAACACTGCAAAGGTTTTGGTGTGATATGTTCCGACAGTTCATTTCCCTGAGTAAAAGCATTCATCGTCACCGAAGATCCACATAAGGAGACCTCATCCTCCCCATTCTCTAAAGATTTGAAAGAAGCGCTTGCATCAAAACTTCTTTTCTGGTTTCTAAGATTAAGCATTGAATCCATAGATTCACTGAGAGAACCATCTACACCGAATTTTAACACGGTACAGTTGTCCGTGGAAGACCTTAAAACCGCAGAAGATTCAAGAGCAGAGAAAACTTGGTGCCTAGAAGAGTCTTTGGTGGTTGGAATTCCCTCAGAGGATACAATAATTTGCTGGTACTGAGAAGCTACGTGTTTGTTCTTCCTTCTCCCGGCACCGACCGGAACATTTCTTGTCGCTCCACCGGCGGTCCAATACCTTTGGCAGTTCTTGCAGAAATGCCGAGGTTGATTGACATTGTAGTTATTGAAATAACAAAATTTAGTCTCCAAACTGTTGCATCGTGGACAGCGAATAATCTTGTCCGGTTTCTTAAGAGCTTTAGCTTGATCTGCACTGCTAGTCTCCGTACTGTCTTCCACAGGCTTGGTGTTCAGTTTCGATCGATTTTCCTGATGCAGGGACTCTTCTCTGCTATCCCTTAAAtcagaagaagaattttctGGTTGCTCAGAGTTTGCAGTATGTGGCATTTCAGCTTCTG from Lotus japonicus ecotype B-129 chromosome 2, LjGifu_v1.2 includes:
- the LOC130737871 gene encoding cyclic dof factor 3-like isoform X2, translating into MPHTANSEQPENSSSDLRDSREESLHQENRSKLNTKPVEDSTETSSADQAKALKKPDKIIRCPRCNSLETKFCYFNNYNVNQPRHFCKNCQRYWTAGGATRNVPVGAGRRKNKHVASQYQQIIVSSEGIPTTKDSSRHQVFSALESSAVLRSSTDNCTVLKFGVDGSLSESMDSMLNLRNQKRSFDASASFKSLENGEDEVSLCGSSVTMNAFTQGNELSEHITPKPLQCYPVPPWVQPLNPGRNMCNPYSTDLTAVNWCPAASMVAFPSICPPSIPMQFVHGPFWNGTSLWASGNGTVSIGSNGCLSPSSSTSNSCCSGNRSPTLGKHTRDAAFTDEVKSEMCVLVPKSLRIDDPNEASKSIRI
- the LOC130737871 gene encoding cyclic dof factor 3-like isoform X1 — translated: MSGEGNMCGKDPGFMLFGRRIPVPEYQIPASSQMGCQIQSNSAIMKTEAEMPHTANSEQPENSSSDLRDSREESLHQENRSKLNTKPVEDSTETSSADQAKALKKPDKIIRCPRCNSLETKFCYFNNYNVNQPRHFCKNCQRYWTAGGATRNVPVGAGRRKNKHVASQYQQIIVSSEGIPTTKDSSRHQVFSALESSAVLRSSTDNCTVLKFGVDGSLSESMDSMLNLRNQKRSFDASASFKSLENGEDEVSLCGSSVTMNAFTQGNELSEHITPKPLQCYPVPPWVQPLNPGRNMCNPYSTDLTAVNWCPAASMVAFPSICPPSIPMQFVHGPFWNGTSLWASGNGTVSIGSNGCLSPSSSTSNSCCSGNRSPTLGKHTRDAAFTDEVKSEMCVLVPKSLRIDDPNEASKSIRI